A genomic segment from Vicia villosa cultivar HV-30 ecotype Madison, WI unplaced genomic scaffold, Vvil1.0 ctg.000896F_1_1, whole genome shotgun sequence encodes:
- the LOC131632046 gene encoding uncharacterized protein LOC131632046: MRNSEPDDRVRKFIDSELGMWRTDLVKNTFEADDAKHILGIPLSRRNVVDKQVWQHEKTGEYSVKTAYHVCIRDKAAKEPGPSTPPSQDLWKKVWNAPIHTKIKHILWRLASNIVPTKTNLQKKGIVLDETCGLCQHGTESASHLFTQWDFARRVFFASIIGYHFNRIIDTNVWMLEMLSNNNVFFVQVSCYLLHQIWKACNLGLYQQKEGDPIKVAMEAWDAVMELNQHKQTWAKNKNPESVENGRTSVADFHTVRVDAGLGENDVVTFGCVILDDGENPMISLCKK, translated from the coding sequence ATGAGGAATTCTGAGCCAGATGACAGAGTGAGAAAATTTATTGATAGCGAGCTGGGTATGTGGCGGACAGATTTGGTGAAGAACACTTTTGAGGCAGATGATGCTAAGCACATTCTGGGAATCCCTCTTTCTAGACGGAATGTAGTGGATAAACAAGTATGGCAGCATGAAAAAACTGGAGAATATTCTGTTAAAACAGCGTACCATGTGTGCATTCGGGACAAGGCGGCGAAGGAACCTGGGCCTTCTACTCCTCCTTCCCAGGATCTTTGGAAGAAGGTTTGGAACGCTCCAATTCACACCAAAATAAAACACATCTTGTGGAGACTTGCTAGCAATATTGTGCCTACCAAAACAAATCTGCAGAAAAAAGGAATAGTGTTGGATGAAACATGTGGTCTGTGTCAACATGGAACTGAATCAGCCAGTCACCTTTTCACTCAATGGGATTTTGCCAGAAGGGTTTTCTTCGCCTCTATTATAGGATATCACTTCAACAGAATAATTGACACTAATGTTTGGATGTTAGAGATGCTGTCCAACAACAATGTTTTCTTTGTGCAGGTGTCTTGTTACTTACTCCACCAAATATGGAAAGCGTGCAACCTCGGGCTCTATCAGCAGAAGGAAGGTGATCCTATTAAAGTGGCTATGGAAGCTTGGGATGCAGTCATGGAGCTTAACCAGCACAAACAAACATGGGCGAAAAACAAAAATCCTGAGAGTGTGGAAAATGGAAGGACCTCAGTTGCTGATTTTCATACTGTTAGGGTCGATGCTGGCTTAGGAGAGAATGATGTGGTTACTTTTGGCTGTGTGATATTGGACGATGGGGAAAATCCGATGATA
- the LOC131632047 gene encoding uncharacterized mitochondrial protein AtMg00310-like, with protein MGVNTVQRHTKYLGIPIIFGRSKKDIFKLVVDRVQKKVKGWKEKALSKAGKEVLIKSVAQAILNYIMGCYKMPESVCQEIESTVAKFWWGSKEGDRKIHWMRWERMAKSKKVGRLGFRGFSEFNKSLLGKHFWRLMQEEGSLLERVFKSRYYPNRSIEESN; from the coding sequence ATGGGAGTCAACACAGTTCAGAGGCACACAAAGTACTTGGGGATCCCGATTATCTTTGGTAGATCGAAGAAAGATATTTTCAAGCTTGTGGTTGACAGAGTTCAGAAGAAAGTGAAAGGCTGGAAGGAAAAAGCCTTGTCAAAAGCTGGAAAAGAAGTACTCATTAAATCTGTGGCCCAAGCAATCCTAAACTACATCATGGGATGCTACAAAATGCCGGAATCAGTTTGTCAAGAGATCGAGAGCACTGTGGCAAAATTTTGGTGGGGAAGTAAGGAGGGTGATAGGAAGATCCATTGGATGCGATGGGAAAGAATGGCCAAATCAAAGAAAGTAGGAAGATTGGGGTTTAGAGGCTTCAGCGAGTTCAACAAAAGCTTGTTGGGCAAGCACTTTTGGAGACTAATGCAGGAGGAAGGATCTTTGTTGGAAAGAGTGTTCAAGAGCAGATACTATCCCAACCGGTCCATCGAGGAGAgtaactaa